The proteins below are encoded in one region of Tomitella fengzijianii:
- a CDS encoding XdhC family protein, translating to MRDVMDELDRRYRAGEPVGLGTVVGTFSSSPRDPGAAMLVAQDGTVTGSVSGGCVEGAVYELAEQAIADGTPVLQRYGVSDEDAFAVGLTCGGIIDIFVERVDTRSYAELREAIDAVRDEVPLAVATVTGHPDPRLIGRHMLVYDDGATGTLGSRRVDDAVVDDARGQLDSGRSGTLHYGPDGQRRGEGLSVFVNVFRPPPRLLVFGAIDFAAAMARIGAFLGYRVTVCDARAVFATRTRFPEADEVVTDWPHRYLAAEAEAGRVDRRTVVTVLTHDPKFDVPLLEVALRLDLAYVGAMGSRRTHDDRLSRLREAGMAEDELAALSSPIGLDLGARTPEETAVAIAAEIIQLHWGAAGARLTHSDGPIHGA from the coding sequence GCCATGCTCGTGGCGCAGGACGGCACGGTCACCGGCAGCGTGTCCGGCGGGTGCGTCGAGGGGGCGGTGTATGAGCTGGCCGAGCAGGCCATCGCCGACGGCACCCCCGTCCTCCAGCGCTACGGCGTGTCCGACGAGGACGCGTTCGCGGTGGGTCTGACCTGCGGCGGCATCATCGACATCTTCGTCGAGCGCGTCGACACGCGGAGCTACGCCGAGTTGCGCGAGGCCATCGACGCGGTGCGCGACGAGGTGCCGCTCGCGGTCGCCACCGTGACCGGCCATCCCGATCCCCGGCTGATCGGGCGCCACATGCTCGTCTACGACGACGGCGCCACCGGGACTCTCGGATCCCGGCGCGTCGACGACGCCGTCGTCGACGACGCCCGCGGACAGCTCGACAGCGGCCGCTCCGGCACGCTCCACTACGGGCCGGACGGTCAGCGCCGCGGCGAGGGCCTGTCGGTGTTCGTCAACGTGTTCCGGCCGCCGCCGCGGCTGCTCGTGTTCGGCGCGATCGATTTCGCCGCCGCCATGGCGCGCATCGGCGCGTTCCTCGGCTACCGGGTGACGGTGTGCGATGCGCGGGCCGTGTTCGCCACCCGCACCCGGTTCCCCGAGGCCGACGAGGTGGTCACCGACTGGCCGCACCGGTACCTGGCCGCCGAGGCCGAGGCGGGGCGCGTGGACCGCCGCACCGTCGTCACGGTGCTGACGCACGACCCCAAGTTCGACGTGCCGCTGCTGGAGGTGGCGCTGCGGCTGGACCTGGCCTACGTGGGCGCGATGGGTTCGCGGCGCACGCACGACGACCGGCTTTCGCGGCTGCGGGAGGCCGGCATGGCCGAGGACGAGCTCGCCGCGCTGAGCTCGCCGATAGGCCTGGACCTGGGCGCACGCACCCCGGAGGAGACGGCGGTGGCCATCGCCGCCGAGATCATCCAGCTGCATTGGGGCGCCGCCGGCGCGCGCCTCACGCATTCGGACGGCCCGATACACGGCGCGTGA